In the Populus trichocarpa isolate Nisqually-1 chromosome 1, P.trichocarpa_v4.1, whole genome shotgun sequence genome, one interval contains:
- the LOC7485740 gene encoding casein kinase 1-like protein 2, whose translation MEPRVGNKFRLGRKIGSGSFGEIYLGANIQTNEEVAIKLENVKTRHPQLLYESKLYKMLQGGTGIPNVKWFGVEGDYNVLVMDLLGPSLEDLFNFCSRKLSLKTVLMLADQMINRVEFVHSKSFLHRDIKPDNFLMGLGRRANQVYAIDFGLAKKYRDTSTHQHIPYRENKNLTGTARYASMNTHLGIEQSRRDDLESLGYVLMYFLRGSLPWQGLKAGTKKQKYEKISEKKVSTSIEALCRGYPTEFASYFHYCRSLRFDDKPDYAYLKRLFRDLFIREGFQFDYVFDWTILKYQQSQIANPTTRAHGPGAGPSSGIPPPGANNADRQSGGEEGGPGWPSIDHARRRNSGPIVNSGNLSKQKSPVTNDLSLSKDATLSSSNFLRSIVSSRNPVVSSSRGAAFGNDSDPSRPRTTDASFAVLQNGQRSSAALSSEQKHSSSGRNTNIKTLESTLKGIESLHVNIEGRLHH comes from the exons ATGGAGCCACGTGTCGGCAACAAGTTTCGTCTCGGTCGCAAGATCGGTAGCGGATCCTTTGGAGAGATCTATCTCg GTGCTAATATTCAGACCAACGAAGAGGTTGCAATCAAGCtt GAAAATGTCAAGACAAGGCATCCTCAATTGCTGTATGAATCCAAGTTGTACAAAATGCTGCAGGGAGGAA CTGGAATACCGAATGTTAAATGGTTTGGTGTTGAAGGCGACTATAATGTCCTTGTCATGGATTTACTGGGACCTAGTCTTGAGGATCTGTTCAACTTTTGCAGTAGGAAACTGTCTCTGAAGACTGTACTCATGCTTGCAGATCAGATG ATTAATAGAGTTGAATTTGTTCATTCCAAATCCTTTCTTCATCGAGACATCAAACCAGACAACTTTCTGATGGGATTAGGGAGGCGTGCTAATCAG GTCTATGCCATCGACTTTGGTCTAGCCAAGAAGTATAGAGACACTTCAACACATCAACACATTCCTTACAG AGAGAATAAAAATTTGACTGGAACTGCAAGATATGCTAGCATGAACACTCACCTTGGCATTG agcaAAGCCGCAGGGATGATTTAGAATCTCTTGGATATGTTCTTATGTATTTCTTAAGGGGAAG TCTTCCATGGCAGGGACTAAAAGCTGGTACAAAGAagcaaaaatatgaaaaaatcagtGAAAAGAAAGTTTCAACTTCTATTGAG GCCTTGTGTCGGGGTTATCCTACGGAATTTGCATCCTATTTCCATTACTGTCGGTCACTTCGTTTTGATGATAAACCAGATTACGCTTACCTGAAACGACTCTTTCGCGATCTTTTTATTCGTGAAG gTTTCCAGTTTGACTATGTTTTTGATTGGACGATTTTGAAATATCAGCAATCACAGATTGCTAATCCTACTACTCGTGCACAT GGCCCTGGTGCTGGACCAAGCTCTGGCATTCCTCCTCCTGGTGCTAATAATGCTGATAGGCAGTCAG GTGGGGAAGAAGGTGGACCTGGTTGGCCTTCAATAGATCATGCTCGAAGGCGAAACTCTGGACCTATTGTGAATTCtggaaatttatcaaaacaaaagagCCCTGTTACAAATGATCTATCTTTATCAAAAGATGCCACG TTGTCCAGCTCAAATTTTTTGCGATCTATTGTATCATCAAGGAATCCTGTTGTCTCCAGTAGTCGTGGTGCAGCCTTTGGGAACGATTCTGATCCTTCTCGTCCTCGCACAACAGATGCAAGCTTTGCAGTGCTTCAGAATGGGCAAAGAAGTTCAGCTGCTTTATCTTCAGAGCAGAAGCATTCGTCTTCTGGTAGAAATACCAACATAAAGACTTTGGAGTCGACTCTTAAGGGCATTGAGAGTCTGCACGTCAATATAGAAGGAAGGTTACATCATTAA
- the LOC127905121 gene encoding uncharacterized protein LOC127905121, with protein MEHFRSKSCREGRIEMEGYDEDKAAPTNMQDLRSYSVSYAVSVQPNQSGKEGKMKKGKSNLESSSKSWSFNDPELQRKRRVANYKVYAIEGKMKGSLRKSFRWIKDTCTQVVYGWR; from the coding sequence ATGGAGCATTTCAGATCTAAATCGTGCAGGGAAGGGAGGATAGAGATGGAGGGATACGATGAAGACAAAGCAGCACCGACAAACATGCAAGATTTGAGGTCTTATAGTGTCAGCTACGCGGTTTCTGTACAGCCAAATCAATCGGGAAAAGAAGGGAAGATGAAGAAAGGGAAAAGTAATCTTGAGTCATCTTCAAAAAGCTGGAGTTTCAATGATCCCGAGCTACAAAGGAAAAGAAGGGTTGCTAACTACAAGGTCTATGCGATAGAGGGCAAGATGAAAGGGTCCTTAAGGAAGAGCTTTAGATGGATCAAGGACACTTGCACCCAGGTGGTCTATGGATGGAGGTGA
- the LOC18094831 gene encoding eukaryotic initiation factor 4A-8: protein MAGLAPEGSQYDAKQYDAKMNDLLANDGQDFFTMYEEVFETFDSMGLQENLLRGIYAYGFEKPSAIQQRGIVPFCKGLDVIQQAQSGTGKTATFCSGILQQLDYGLVQCQALVLAPTRELAQQIEKVMRALGDYLGVKVHACVGGTSVREDQRILQAGVHVVVGTPGRVFDMLRRQSLRQDYIKMFVLDEADEMLSRGFKDQIYDIFQLLPSKVQVGVFSATMPPEALEITRKFMNKPVRILVKRDELTLEGIKQFYVNVDKEEWKLETLCDLYETLAITQSVIFVNTRRKVDWLTDKMRGRDHTVSATHGDMDQNTRDIIMREFRSGSSRVLITTDLLARGIDVQQVSLVINYDLPTQPENYLHRIGRSGRFGRKGVAINFVTSDDDRMLFDIQKFYNVVVEELPSNVADLL, encoded by the exons ATGGCAGGTCTGGCACCAGAAGGATCGCAATATGATGCTAAGCAATATGATGCCAAAATGAATGATCT GCTTGCAAATGATGGGCAAGATTTCTTCACAATGTATGAGGAGGTTTTTGAAACCTTTGATTCGATGGGATTGCAAGAGAACCTTCTGAGGGGCATCTATGCCTATG gtTTTGAGAAGCCATCTGCAATCCAGCAAAGAGGAATTGTTCCATTTTGTAAAGGCCTTGATGTGATTCAGCAGGCACAATCTGGAACTGGGAAAACAGCAACTTTCTGTTCTGGCATTCTCCAGCAACTTGATTATGGTCTGGTGCAATGTCAAGCATTGGTCCTGGCTCCCACCAGGGAACTAGCACAACAGATTGAAAAGGTTATGCGAGCACTTGGTGATTATCTTGGTGTCAAAGTTCATGCTTGTGTTGGTGGCACAAGTGTTCGTGAGGACCAACGCATTCTTCAAGCTGGTGTTCATGTTGTTGTTGGCACACCTGGTCGTGTGTTTGACATGTTGAGAAGGCAGTCACTTCGACAAGATTACATTAAAATGTTTGTCTTGGATGAGGCTGATGAAATGCTTTCACGTGGTTTTAAGGATCAG ATCTATGATATTTTCCAGTTGCTGCCATCAAAAGTTCAAGTTGGTGTGTTCTCCGCTACTATGCCACCTGAAGCTCTTGAGATCACAAGGAAGTTCATGAACAAGCCTGTGAGGATCTTGGTTAAGCGTGATGAGCTTACTCTTGAAGGTATCAAGCAATTTTATGTTAATGTCGATAAGGAGGAGTGGAAGCTCGAAACACTATGTGATCTATATGAGACCCTAGCCATCACTCAGAGTGTCATTTTTGTTAACACCCGGCGCAAGGTTGACTGGCTGACAGACAAGATGCGAGGCCGTGATCACACAGTCTCGGCTACTCATGGAGATATGGACCAGAACACTCGTGATATCATTATGCGAGAATTCAGGTCCGGCTCTTCTCGTGTTCTCATCACTACCGACCTCTTGGCTCGTGGTATTGATGTTCAGCAAGTTTCCCTTGTCATAAATTATGATCTGCCGACTCAACCTGAAAACTATCTTCACCGTATTGGACGAAGTGGACGGTTTGGAAGAAAGGGTGTTGCTATTAACTTTGTGACAAGTGATGATGACAGAATGCTGTTTGATATCCAGAAGTTCTATAATGTGGTCGTCGAGGAGCTGCCATCGAATGTGGCCGATCTCctttga